AGCACAATGAAGCCGATGCCCATAATCACGTTGGCAAACAGCGTGGCGTAAAACGGCTGAAGATGATCGAAATGAACAAACAGCGGATGCAAATCAGAAAACACGGAAACCAGCGCGACTGCAGCAAAAGTTTTCAGTGTGAACTGCAAACCCATGCGACGAAAAGAGAGGTAATAAAAAGGTAAGTTGATGATAAAAAAGGCCGTACCGAATGATACCTGCGTCACGTAATGCGCCAGAAACGCCATTCCCGCCGTGCCGCCGGTCAGTGCGCCGACCTGACGCAACATCACCACACCAAAAGAGACCATCAGCGTACCGATAATGATCGCCAGCGCATCTTCAACCAGCGTGTGCCCGATGCGCGGCTGCTCAACCGGCTGTTTGATGTCGTCTACACTTGCCATAATTCCCTGTACCTCAAAATAATAATACTAAAGACTGATTTTGAGATAATTAATGAGATGGAGAGTTAAGGCAATATTCACGCATAGAATTTGCATTAAAAATCGAAAATAAGATTTTATGACGCGTTAATTATTCTTTACATGCACAGATCACGCATATTAATTCAAAATATTGCACCATTAAAGTGAGTCTGCACCAAAATAAATCACCCAAACAGTGCACCTGAAATACGCCCTTATTTTTCTCAGCTCAGCGTCAATAAGCCGTTTTCTTTTAAACGGTTAAGCACTACCGATGTTTTTACGTGGGCGACACTTTTATGGACTGACAGAATTTGGCTGATCAACATGCTTAAACCGGCTAAATCTTTCACCGCAACTTTCAGCAAATAATCCGCATCGCCAGTGGTTTTATAGGCATCAATAATGGAATCGACTTCGCCCAGCATGCTGTGAAATGCATCGACCTGTGCGGGCAAATGATTGATAAGCCTGACTTCAATCAGACCAATCATGCCTAAGTCGAGGGCTTCCGGTGCCAGACGGGCATGATAACCGAGAATGAGTTGTGCCTGTTCCAGACCAATCCGGCGGCGTGAACACTGTGATGCTGACAGTCCGACCAGCTCGCTTAATTCCTGGTTAGTCAGTCTTCCGTTGGTTTGTAATAAGGTCAGAATTTTCAGATCGTAATCGTCAATGCTGTACATGGCAGTGTTCCTGTCGCTTTAATTTTTATATGTGGATTCTTATTGCAAAAAACATTCCCACTATAACCAGTTATAAATACTTTTCGGCCGTTTTTTCTTATACTTGCGCATGATTTAAACGCAAGGAAAAAATAATGAAAAAAGTATTCTACTCTCTCGTTTTGCTGTCAGTTTTGCCCGGTCTCGCAAAAGCAGAGCCGGCATCTTCACGCCTTGAACGCGTATTACAGAAAGGCTCGCTGAATGTCTGCACCACCGGCGACTATAAACCGTATACATTTTTGAAAGA
This window of the Rahnella aceris genome carries:
- a CDS encoding Lrp/AsnC family transcriptional regulator, producing the protein MYSIDDYDLKILTLLQTNGRLTNQELSELVGLSASQCSRRRIGLEQAQLILGYHARLAPEALDLGMIGLIEVRLINHLPAQVDAFHSMLGEVDSIIDAYKTTGDADYLLKVAVKDLAGLSMLISQILSVHKSVAHVKTSVVLNRLKENGLLTLS
- a CDS encoding YitT family protein yields the protein MASVDDIKQPVEQPRIGHTLVEDALAIIIGTLMVSFGVVMLRQVGALTGGTAGMAFLAHYVTQVSFGTAFFIINLPFYYLSFRRMGLQFTLKTFAAVALVSVFSDLHPLFVHFDHLQPFYATLFANVIMGIGFIVLFRHKASLGGVNILALFLQDKYGIRAGKLQMGVDCCIVLASLFVVSLEMLIASVLGAVIVNLIIAMNHRPGRYSV